A genomic window from Methanovulcanius yangii includes:
- a CDS encoding DUF460 domain-containing protein, whose amino-acid sequence MKVFGIDIIRGSVRSRTKRPHFALVQRVDGEEVSVGEVSLYRLLRTVADEEPDILAVDSVQELAPTPQDLFAILQALPPATILVQSTGGEKQESLPRIAGRYNLKFNKYDPYAEARASAHVAELGGGAEVIAFENTCDIIVSRGRSLGKGGWSQNRYARKVHGAVRQTGRDVEAVLDREGLSYTRHEVKAFGGLGRVHFEVAAPREDIPVRNMRLPDVQVKVSGRRLDRIRYRPLSPAQRYLIVGIDPGTTVGLAALSLDGELVCQTSSRQMAMPDVIEALYTSGKPLVVATDVSPMPASVERIRRAFAAVAYTPKGDISVEEKKALCEGYPFHNDHERDSLAAAVAAYRHYQGKFRNIAKRVPPGSDLDEIRAGVVRGLPLEQILGRKGVPAPAEEAEEKGEVVPGPRDDRLLKLDGMVKSLRAHVTELQDEMAEKDREITRLEGLIGKERSRQAKDLRKEAEIAKRDEIITTIKKRLRREERKSKKLIRQIERLRRLSAQQAGEDRLPVKVLPSLSRDGVRSVDGDLGIGEGDVLYVKATAGWGTSVLDLLAQTGIRALLTREHDARLETEFLERELVLLDADAAGAEVRGRVGSVPKEGLEEAEERWEKRRARWTREKKSEMIESIYKEYLSEREREVKRHG is encoded by the coding sequence TTGAAGGTATTCGGAATTGACATCATCAGGGGGTCGGTCCGGTCACGGACCAAACGGCCCCATTTCGCCCTTGTACAACGGGTGGACGGGGAGGAAGTCTCCGTCGGGGAGGTATCCCTGTACCGCCTCCTCCGTACCGTTGCAGACGAGGAGCCCGATATCCTCGCCGTCGACTCGGTGCAGGAACTCGCGCCAACCCCTCAGGATCTCTTTGCCATTCTTCAGGCGCTGCCGCCTGCCACCATTCTCGTGCAGTCGACCGGGGGTGAGAAACAGGAATCCCTCCCCCGTATCGCGGGACGCTACAACCTGAAGTTCAACAAATACGACCCCTACGCCGAGGCACGCGCCTCCGCCCATGTCGCCGAACTGGGCGGGGGGGCCGAGGTGATCGCCTTCGAGAACACCTGTGACATCATCGTCTCCCGCGGCCGCTCGCTCGGGAAGGGCGGGTGGAGCCAGAACCGGTACGCCCGCAAGGTGCACGGCGCCGTCCGCCAGACGGGCCGGGACGTGGAGGCCGTCCTCGACCGGGAGGGGCTCTCCTACACCCGGCACGAGGTGAAGGCGTTCGGGGGGCTCGGCCGCGTTCACTTTGAGGTTGCAGCACCCCGCGAGGACATCCCCGTCAGGAATATGCGGCTTCCCGACGTGCAGGTGAAGGTCTCGGGCCGCCGGCTCGACCGGATACGCTACCGCCCCCTCTCCCCCGCACAGCGGTATCTCATCGTGGGCATCGACCCGGGGACGACGGTGGGTCTTGCCGCCCTCTCGCTCGACGGCGAACTCGTCTGCCAGACGAGCTCCCGGCAGATGGCGATGCCGGATGTTATAGAGGCCCTCTATACCTCGGGAAAACCCCTCGTCGTCGCAACCGACGTCTCCCCCATGCCCGCCTCGGTGGAGCGGATACGCCGGGCCTTTGCGGCCGTCGCCTACACCCCGAAGGGGGATATCTCCGTCGAGGAAAAAAAGGCGCTCTGTGAGGGGTACCCCTTCCACAACGACCACGAACGCGACTCGCTTGCGGCCGCCGTCGCCGCCTACCGTCACTACCAGGGCAAGTTCCGGAACATCGCCAAACGGGTCCCGCCGGGCTCGGACCTCGACGAGATCCGGGCGGGGGTGGTCCGCGGTCTTCCCCTCGAGCAGATCCTCGGCCGAAAGGGAGTCCCTGCCCCGGCAGAGGAGGCGGAAGAGAAGGGGGAGGTCGTCCCCGGGCCGCGGGATGACCGGCTCCTCAAGCTCGACGGGATGGTCAAGTCACTCCGTGCGCACGTCACGGAGTTGCAGGATGAGATGGCGGAGAAGGATCGGGAGATTACCCGCCTGGAGGGCCTGATCGGAAAGGAGCGGAGCCGGCAGGCAAAGGACCTGAGAAAGGAGGCCGAGATCGCAAAGCGGGACGAGATCATCACGACCATCAAGAAACGCCTCCGGCGGGAGGAGCGCAAGAGCAAGAAGCTCATCCGCCAGATCGAGCGGCTCCGGCGCCTCTCCGCACAGCAGGCCGGCGAAGATCGTCTGCCCGTCAAGGTGCTCCCCTCCCTCAGCCGCGACGGGGTGCGCTCGGTCGACGGGGATCTCGGCATCGGGGAGGGCGACGTCCTGTATGTGAAGGCGACCGCGGGGTGGGGGACGAGTGTCCTCGACCTCCTTGCACAGACCGGCATCCGGGCGCTTCTCACCCGCGAGCATGATGCGCGGCTGGAGACGGAGTTTCTCGAACGGGAGCTCGTCCTCCTCGACGCGGATGCGGCAGGGGCCGAGGTCCGCGGACGGGTCGGGTCGGTCCCGAAGGAGGGGCTGGAAGAGGCGGAGGAACGCTGGGAAAAGCGGCGTGCCCGGTGGACAAGGGAGAAGAAATCGGAGATGATAGAATCCATCTACAAGGAATACCTGAGCGAACGCGAACGGGAGGTGAAACGGCATGGATGA
- a CDS encoding glucose-6-phosphate isomerase family protein gives MEIFPDIPLPEPQLRTVDAMRAVLADRDCRASGPLYFMYRSLARTDADRKWLEENRIRYDLTVIPPATLCSEFVKTKGHYHPANPAGTGYTELYQVIAGQAHYLLQTEDGSDAMVVRAAAGDVVLIPPGYGHVTINPTDEELRMVNLVSDAFDSVYGPFEGLRGAAFYEMCSGWEKNPLYPSHPDLRFEDACEYPRYGIAHGRPIYDLVGSEDIAGILNRPEEYPDLF, from the coding sequence ATGGAGATATTCCCCGATATCCCCCTGCCTGAACCGCAGCTGAGAACCGTGGATGCGATGCGGGCAGTCCTTGCCGACAGGGACTGCCGGGCTTCCGGTCCACTCTATTTTATGTACCGGAGCCTTGCCCGGACGGATGCGGATCGAAAGTGGCTGGAGGAGAACCGTATCCGGTATGATCTGACCGTTATTCCCCCGGCGACGCTCTGCAGTGAGTTTGTCAAGACGAAGGGGCATTATCACCCCGCAAATCCCGCCGGGACCGGATATACCGAACTCTACCAGGTCATCGCAGGTCAGGCGCACTATCTGCTCCAGACGGAGGACGGCTCGGATGCGATGGTCGTGAGAGCAGCCGCCGGGGATGTGGTCCTCATCCCGCCGGGATACGGGCATGTAACCATCAACCCCACGGACGAGGAGCTTCGGATGGTAAACCTCGTCTCCGACGCATTCGACAGCGTCTACGGACCCTTCGAGGGGTTGCGGGGTGCGGCGTTCTACGAGATGTGTTCGGGGTGGGAGAAGAACCCGCTCTATCCCTCTCATCCGGACCTCCGATTTGAAGATGCCTGTGAATACCCCCGCTACGGCATTGCTCACGGGCGGCCCATCTATGATCTCGTCGGGTCGGAGGATATCGCGGGCATCCTCAACCGTCCCGAGGAATACCCGGATCTCTTCTAG
- a CDS encoding ATP-binding protein — translation MQCSKCRHEAVIFQRYSGLHLCERHFLASVEARTKRTIRQHGWIRSGDTIGIALSGGKDSAALMHFFATTFGDRRDIEFLAITIDEGIGGYRDVSQPKEIARRYDIPWTTASFAGEYATTIDEIVSRRGDRQSCSWCGVLRRRLLNRVAREAGCTKVAFGFTLDDEAQSVLMNVLRGDTDRVTMSPKPAEGMVPRIRPFEAVPEREVALYSHLTVGLLPDRGCPYSHNALRGDVRRLLDDYSWLHPSTKYALLGLRDDLAGCGEGTTMTTTICSECGEPTFGPCRSCAILREVNRG, via the coding sequence ATGCAGTGTTCCAAGTGCCGACATGAAGCGGTCATTTTTCAGCGATATTCCGGCCTCCACCTCTGTGAACGTCATTTTCTTGCAAGTGTGGAAGCACGGACCAAACGAACCATTCGACAGCACGGCTGGATACGGTCCGGGGATACAATCGGGATCGCCCTCTCGGGAGGGAAGGATTCGGCTGCCCTGATGCACTTCTTTGCCACCACCTTCGGCGACCGGCGGGACATCGAATTTCTTGCGATCACCATCGACGAAGGTATCGGGGGATACCGCGACGTCTCCCAGCCGAAGGAGATCGCCCGGCGGTATGATATCCCCTGGACGACCGCCTCGTTTGCAGGCGAGTATGCGACGACCATCGATGAGATCGTCTCCCGGCGGGGGGACCGGCAGTCCTGCTCATGGTGCGGGGTACTTCGCCGTCGGCTCCTGAACCGGGTGGCCAGGGAAGCGGGGTGCACGAAGGTGGCCTTCGGGTTTACCCTCGACGACGAGGCCCAGTCGGTCCTGATGAATGTCCTGCGTGGCGATACGGACCGGGTGACGATGTCGCCGAAACCGGCGGAAGGGATGGTGCCGAGAATACGCCCCTTCGAGGCGGTCCCGGAACGCGAGGTGGCCCTCTACTCCCACCTTACGGTAGGCCTTCTCCCTGACCGGGGGTGCCCGTACTCCCACAATGCCCTCCGGGGAGACGTCCGGCGCCTGCTGGATGACTACTCCTGGCTGCACCCCTCCACGAAATACGCTCTTTTGGGCCTGCGTGATGATCTTGCCGGATGCGGGGAGGGGACCACGATGACCACCACCATCTGCAGCGAATGCGGGGAGCCGACCTTCGGCCCGTGCCGGAGCTGCGCCATCCTGAGAGAGGTGAACCGGGGATGA
- a CDS encoding COG1361 S-layer family protein, producing the protein MAAEKISTGPPEMRVSVAGSDEYYPDDYTTITIQIENTATLDFQSQDPSAPAKEDRPNTAKNVLVSLGSDGAPVEIKTSGQLVGDITAGKSAAATFEIRTAQDAAAGTFTLPVTLEYTYLYYAEDLGDSAVRYYYKDKTETLPLEIVIRPDVRIEVISLEVQDLNVGTEGYIVATVKNVGHETGEEATLMIQRVSGSPIIPTDASYFIGEFAPGETVTATFKASASIDAEQSTYPLSILLSYENQDGDKLTTSPITNGITTGAKIEFEIESPATQLRPGETGIVTVTYKNIGGATAYDAVSRISAVDPFTSNDDTAYLGDIAPGESAVAKYEVIVDKDATIKTYGLDSEVRYKDALSNSLISDPVKVQIEITEVSGLMSALSNPIVIILVLFVVLGAGYYLYTQRKKNE; encoded by the coding sequence ATGGCGGCGGAGAAGATCTCCACCGGCCCTCCCGAGATGCGTGTCAGCGTCGCCGGGAGCGATGAGTATTATCCTGATGATTATACCACCATCACCATACAAATAGAGAATACCGCCACCCTTGACTTCCAGTCACAGGACCCCTCCGCGCCCGCGAAGGAGGACCGGCCCAACACCGCAAAGAACGTCCTTGTCTCGCTGGGGAGTGACGGCGCACCGGTGGAGATAAAGACCAGCGGCCAGCTGGTCGGTGATATCACCGCAGGGAAGTCCGCCGCCGCGACCTTTGAGATTCGCACCGCACAGGACGCCGCTGCCGGGACCTTCACCCTTCCAGTGACCCTCGAGTACACCTACCTCTACTACGCAGAGGATCTGGGGGACAGTGCCGTCCGGTATTACTACAAGGACAAGACCGAGACCCTCCCCCTCGAGATTGTCATCCGCCCCGATGTCCGCATCGAAGTGATCTCCCTTGAGGTGCAGGACCTGAATGTGGGCACGGAAGGCTACATCGTTGCAACCGTGAAGAATGTCGGGCACGAGACCGGCGAAGAAGCCACGCTGATGATACAGCGTGTCTCCGGAAGCCCGATCATCCCGACCGACGCCAGCTACTTCATCGGCGAGTTCGCGCCCGGTGAGACGGTGACCGCCACCTTCAAGGCCTCGGCATCGATCGACGCGGAACAGTCCACCTACCCCCTCAGCATCCTCCTCAGTTACGAGAACCAGGACGGGGACAAACTGACCACTTCTCCCATCACGAACGGCATCACCACCGGTGCGAAGATCGAGTTCGAGATCGAGTCGCCCGCCACCCAGCTGCGTCCCGGTGAGACGGGCATCGTCACCGTCACCTACAAAAATATCGGCGGTGCCACCGCCTATGACGCAGTCTCCCGCATCAGCGCGGTCGACCCCTTCACGAGCAACGATGACACCGCCTACCTTGGCGATATCGCCCCCGGCGAGAGCGCCGTTGCAAAGTATGAAGTGATCGTCGACAAGGATGCAACGATCAAGACCTACGGTCTCGACTCCGAAGTCCGCTACAAGGATGCGCTCTCCAACAGCCTGATATCCGACCCGGTGAAGGTGCAGATCGAGATTACCGAGGTCTCCGGCCTGATGTCGGCCCTTTCCAACCCGATCGTCATCATCCTGGTGCTCTTCGTCGTCCTTGGAGCAGGATATTATCTATATACGCAGCGCAAAAAGAATGAGTAA
- a CDS encoding potassium channel family protein produces the protein MRRLHRRIIGAAPDRRLRLYILLLFAQIVLYSLATYVIVRYVEQTPFTMLDALYFVVMTITTVGYGIPFPVESELTVILMILIMFTGVLTVLLILPALFAPYLEKLFQRTPPKTLNRKVRDHVVIVGFSGTARSLIDMLRVSSIDIVLVEDNIDEAREALSMRRTAPYIIWGDYNDDDTWTNAHIERAEAVILCEDEHTSAKVILGIRDRTKAKIISIADYPDYERFLRFAGAEYVLSPKHVTGKNIARHAIPGPYFETLYDENPYCNIHSQAECASTDRKKIFMLPILEGYTCVGSTIGDLNKNNRFDFQILSYWRGSEFVISPRDDDVIDKSTMLFVLGPEKAILGFRESELRRGIEAGYFAVIAGYGSIGGIAFGELRNEGIKAIAIDPYVDTVPGIHENAESEDILVRAGIREASVCIICTNDDDVNIFTTLMARSLNPRVRILAATHVPESVDKLYKAGADYVADTPTLGGMMAANIVLADHIHILIALPDGRKIAAAYIQKKGGVSVESLQHDTGVLVLAVRTRRSSIVHPGPDYMMEEGDEVIVVGTKGALRKLIRITSGENI, from the coding sequence ATGAGGCGGCTGCACCGACGGATCATCGGTGCCGCACCCGACCGGCGCCTGCGCCTGTATATCCTCCTCCTCTTTGCCCAGATCGTCCTCTACTCCCTTGCCACCTATGTCATCGTCCGCTATGTGGAGCAGACCCCGTTTACCATGTTGGATGCCCTCTATTTCGTCGTGATGACGATCACCACCGTCGGGTACGGCATCCCCTTCCCGGTCGAGAGTGAGCTGACCGTCATCCTGATGATCCTCATCATGTTCACCGGCGTGCTGACGGTGCTCCTCATCCTGCCGGCCCTCTTTGCCCCGTACCTGGAGAAGCTTTTCCAGCGCACCCCCCCGAAGACACTCAACCGGAAGGTCCGGGATCATGTGGTCATCGTGGGATTCTCCGGGACCGCACGCTCCCTCATCGATATGCTGCGGGTCTCCTCAATCGACATCGTCCTCGTCGAGGACAACATCGACGAGGCGCGTGAAGCCCTTTCGATGCGCAGGACCGCCCCCTACATCATCTGGGGGGATTACAATGATGACGATACATGGACGAACGCCCATATCGAAAGGGCCGAAGCAGTCATCCTCTGCGAGGACGAGCATACGTCGGCAAAGGTCATCCTCGGCATACGGGACCGGACGAAGGCGAAGATCATCTCCATCGCGGACTATCCTGATTACGAGCGGTTCCTCCGCTTTGCCGGAGCGGAATATGTGCTCTCCCCCAAGCATGTCACCGGAAAGAACATCGCCCGCCACGCCATCCCCGGCCCCTACTTCGAGACGCTCTACGATGAAAACCCCTACTGCAACATCCACTCCCAGGCCGAGTGCGCCTCCACGGACCGAAAAAAGATCTTTATGCTCCCGATCCTCGAGGGATACACCTGTGTCGGGAGCACCATCGGCGACCTGAACAAAAACAACCGGTTCGATTTCCAGATCCTCTCCTACTGGAGGGGGTCGGAGTTCGTCATCTCCCCCCGTGATGATGATGTGATAGACAAATCAACGATGCTCTTTGTCCTCGGGCCGGAGAAGGCAATCCTCGGGTTCCGGGAGAGCGAACTACGGCGTGGGATTGAGGCGGGCTATTTCGCGGTCATCGCCGGATACGGCAGCATCGGGGGGATCGCCTTCGGAGAACTCAGAAACGAAGGCATCAAGGCCATCGCCATCGACCCGTACGTGGACACCGTCCCCGGCATCCACGAAAATGCGGAGTCCGAGGATATCCTGGTACGGGCGGGTATCCGGGAGGCATCGGTCTGTATTATCTGCACGAATGACGATGATGTGAATATCTTCACGACCCTCATGGCCCGCAGCCTGAACCCAAGGGTTCGCATCCTCGCGGCGACGCATGTACCCGAATCGGTCGACAAGCTCTATAAGGCAGGAGCGGACTATGTAGCCGACACCCCCACCCTCGGGGGAATGATGGCGGCAAATATCGTGCTTGCGGATCACATCCACATCCTCATCGCCCTTCCCGACGGCAGAAAGATTGCCGCGGCATACATTCAAAAGAAGGGAGGCGTATCCGTGGAATCCCTGCAGCACGATACGGGGGTTCTCGTGCTTGCCGTCAGGACACGCAGGTCATCCATCGTCCATCCGGGCCCGGACTACATGATGGAGGAGGGCGATGAAGTGATCGTGGTCGGGACGAAGGGGGCCCTTCGAAAACTCATCAGAATCACCTCAGGAGAAAATATATGA
- the thiL gene encoding thiamine-phosphate kinase, producing the protein MDDRDLVKVVAEVIGADRTADDCAIIPFGDEVLVLTTDMLHETTDFPAGMTDYERGWMAAAVTLSDVASMGAAPVALVLAAGLDRPERLRGITTGANDCCTTYGCRLAGGDVDAHDECTLVSTGLGRVAADRVVRRTGAVPGDVVGVVGACGCAQAGLDGSPDHWKALVMPRPRVREGQALGEGGATAMMDISDGLALSLHDLAAASGVGIEVAMPAVPLPEGVKEPAASRYALYGGGDFGLLFTCPAECWPLEGVDSVIIGRVVAGEGVRLDGRPLPARGYAHRWDGNDNGDVGPADS; encoded by the coding sequence ATGGATGACCGCGACCTCGTGAAGGTGGTGGCGGAGGTGATCGGCGCGGACCGCACCGCGGACGACTGTGCCATCATCCCGTTCGGGGACGAGGTGCTCGTCCTCACGACGGACATGCTCCACGAGACGACCGATTTTCCCGCGGGGATGACGGACTACGAACGCGGGTGGATGGCGGCCGCGGTGACGCTCTCCGACGTCGCCTCGATGGGCGCCGCACCGGTGGCCCTCGTCCTTGCGGCGGGGCTCGACCGGCCGGAGCGCCTGCGGGGGATTACGACGGGGGCAAACGACTGCTGCACCACTTACGGGTGCCGGCTTGCCGGGGGCGACGTCGATGCCCATGACGAGTGCACGCTTGTTTCGACCGGCCTCGGGAGAGTGGCGGCGGACCGCGTCGTCCGGCGGACCGGGGCGGTGCCGGGAGACGTTGTCGGTGTCGTGGGGGCCTGTGGGTGCGCCCAGGCGGGGCTGGACGGCTCTCCTGACCACTGGAAGGCGCTTGTCATGCCCCGTCCCCGTGTCCGCGAGGGGCAGGCCCTCGGAGAGGGCGGGGCGACTGCCATGATGGACATCTCCGACGGGCTTGCCCTCTCCCTGCATGACCTCGCCGCGGCCTCGGGTGTCGGCATCGAGGTGGCGATGCCCGCCGTTCCCCTCCCCGAAGGCGTAAAGGAACCCGCCGCGTCCCGCTACGCCCTCTATGGGGGCGGGGATTTCGGCCTCCTCTTCACCTGTCCGGCGGAATGCTGGCCGCTGGAGGGGGTTGACAGCGTCATCATCGGGCGTGTCGTGGCAGGGGAGGGCGTCCGCCTCGATGGAAGGCCGCTGCCCGCCCGGGGATATGCCCACCGGTGGGACGGGAATGACAATGGGGACGTGGGCCCTGCCGACAGCTGA
- a CDS encoding RIO1 family regulatory kinase/ATPase domain-containing protein: MPLDADDIRELHRFEIKTLLALERLMKRYRWVPEDVLRHRTGLSASELEYRLGHLMAMDMVKSSSVPYKGYQLVFRGFDALALHAVSRKGSVTALGCMLGVGKEAVVYEGMGLGPVALKFHRVGQQSFQTVRRSRTYMPEYRHFPWIFASSFSARQEYDALHALHGEVAVPVPVDINRNLIVMTYIHGCPIAQATLENPADVFEEVVENVQGAYALGYIHGDLSEFNIMVDGRQAWLIDWPQWVDPAHPSADEILRRDVTNVCTYFIRKYQLDISVEETLERVVG, translated from the coding sequence ATGCCTCTTGATGCCGACGATATCCGGGAACTCCACCGGTTTGAGATAAAGACCCTGCTCGCTCTCGAACGCCTGATGAAGCGGTACCGCTGGGTGCCGGAGGACGTGCTGAGACATCGGACCGGGCTTTCCGCATCGGAGCTGGAGTACCGGCTGGGGCATCTGATGGCGATGGACATGGTCAAGTCGAGCTCGGTCCCGTACAAGGGATACCAGCTCGTCTTCAGGGGGTTCGACGCCCTCGCTCTCCATGCCGTCAGCAGGAAGGGATCGGTCACGGCCCTCGGCTGCATGCTCGGGGTCGGCAAGGAGGCCGTCGTCTATGAAGGGATGGGGCTCGGGCCGGTGGCGCTGAAGTTTCACCGGGTGGGGCAGCAGTCCTTCCAGACGGTTCGCAGGTCCCGCACCTACATGCCGGAGTACCGGCATTTTCCGTGGATCTTTGCGTCAAGTTTTTCCGCACGGCAGGAGTATGATGCCCTGCATGCCCTCCACGGCGAGGTCGCGGTGCCGGTCCCGGTGGACATCAATCGCAACCTGATCGTCATGACGTATATCCACGGCTGCCCCATCGCCCAGGCGACCCTCGAAAACCCTGCCGACGTCTTCGAGGAGGTGGTGGAGAATGTACAGGGCGCCTATGCGCTCGGGTACATCCACGGCGACCTCTCGGAGTTCAATATCATGGTCGACGGCAGGCAGGCGTGGCTCATCGACTGGCCGCAGTGGGTGGACCCCGCCCATCCCTCGGCAGACGAGATCCTCCGCAGGGACGTCACGAACGTATGCACCTACTTTATCCGCAAATATCAGCTCGACATTTCCGTGGAGGAGACCCTTGAACGGGTGGTTGGTTGA
- a CDS encoding NAD+ synthase, producing the protein MTPSTCQIGCECERIEQLIRHTLWSSGAKGIVIGVSGGVDSALAAALCARAVGGGNILGISLPSPVTHEDDIEDARRLCELFAIPFRVIPIAPFLDAAAKMEDFEETPYLKGNLMARIRMSILYYHANRLGGLVCGTSNKSEYLLGYCTKYGDNAADIQPIIHMFKSRVYECAREVGVPASIIEKPPSAGLWPGQSDESDIGFSYAQIDAALTALEANRWQAQNATEEMILGKVRATMHKRMPAPSLLNEG; encoded by the coding sequence ATGACACCCAGTACCTGTCAAATCGGATGCGAATGCGAACGTATCGAACAGCTGATCCGCCACACCCTCTGGTCCTCCGGTGCAAAGGGGATCGTCATCGGGGTCTCCGGCGGTGTCGACTCGGCCCTTGCAGCGGCACTCTGCGCACGGGCCGTGGGCGGAGGAAATATCCTCGGGATCTCCCTCCCCTCTCCGGTCACCCATGAGGACGATATCGAGGATGCCCGCAGACTCTGCGAACTCTTCGCCATCCCCTTCAGGGTCATTCCCATCGCCCCTTTCCTCGATGCCGCCGCAAAGATGGAGGATTTTGAGGAGACGCCGTACCTGAAGGGCAACCTCATGGCACGCATCCGGATGTCCATTCTCTATTACCACGCCAACCGCCTGGGCGGGCTCGTCTGTGGAACCTCCAACAAATCCGAGTACCTGCTCGGCTACTGTACAAAATACGGTGACAACGCCGCCGATATCCAGCCGATCATTCACATGTTCAAGAGCCGGGTCTACGAATGTGCACGGGAGGTGGGTGTCCCCGCCTCCATCATCGAAAAACCTCCCTCGGCAGGCCTCTGGCCCGGACAGTCGGACGAGAGCGACATCGGTTTTTCCTACGCCCAGATCGACGCCGCGCTCACGGCTCTCGAGGCGAACAGGTGGCAGGCACAAAATGCGACCGAGGAGATGATCCTCGGCAAGGTGCGGGCCACCATGCACAAACGGATGCCGGCACCGAGCCTCCTCAATGAAGGCTAG
- a CDS encoding DHA2 family efflux MFS transporter permease subunit, whose protein sequence is MASVPCVKNQKMLLFAISIAAFMSALDSSIVNIALPTISTSFDVSTGMVTWVSTMYLLVLTSCLLIFGKLADRRGYRMIFLSGFVVFSAGSLLCALSPSFLVLVGARALQAVGGAMLSAIGAAMVSAYLPKEDRAKAIGSVVTMASLGVAVGPFLGGILTGMLSWHWIFLINVPVGILALLIGAAYIPSAVPQGGTAEFDAPGAALLFISLAALIYALNMGVSLGFTSPVILGAAVLCIAGFILFVRRERSVGDPLLDISLYRNRNFLFANIGAMLMMLAYSGSNFLLPFFLEYVHGLSTATAGLFLTVPSVTLMAAGYVSGALYNRLGPRRICLAATGIYLAAFVLLFRLGVATPPSVIIAALALLGFGLGLYYSPNTSEIMCMAPKEKQGMVSSLATTERNAGSTVGIVLFELAFIQALVTISMHEGVTDGALAGQPEVVQVLLASAFDMAFFVGVVVAAAALVLAFFTRDPENIDECVVEEAAMMV, encoded by the coding sequence ATGGCGTCCGTTCCCTGTGTAAAGAACCAGAAAATGCTCTTGTTTGCCATATCCATCGCCGCGTTCATGAGTGCACTGGACAGTTCGATTGTCAATATCGCCCTGCCGACCATCTCCACCTCCTTCGATGTCTCGACGGGGATGGTCACGTGGGTATCGACGATGTACCTGCTGGTGCTGACGAGCTGCCTCCTCATCTTCGGGAAACTCGCCGATCGGCGCGGCTACCGGATGATATTTCTCAGCGGATTTGTCGTCTTCTCCGCAGGGTCCCTTCTCTGCGCCCTCTCTCCGTCATTTCTGGTGCTCGTCGGTGCCCGTGCCCTGCAGGCGGTGGGAGGTGCGATGCTCAGTGCCATCGGTGCCGCCATGGTCTCCGCCTACCTGCCGAAGGAGGACCGGGCGAAGGCGATCGGTTCGGTGGTGACGATGGCGTCCCTCGGGGTTGCCGTCGGGCCGTTTTTAGGTGGCATTCTCACCGGCATGCTCTCCTGGCACTGGATCTTTCTCATCAACGTCCCGGTGGGTATCCTTGCGCTTCTCATCGGCGCCGCCTACATCCCCTCCGCGGTGCCGCAGGGCGGGACGGCGGAGTTCGACGCCCCCGGCGCCGCCCTCCTCTTCATCTCGCTTGCCGCGCTCATCTACGCCCTGAACATGGGGGTCAGCCTCGGGTTCACCTCGCCCGTCATCCTCGGTGCCGCGGTTCTCTGTATCGCAGGGTTCATCCTCTTTGTCCGGAGGGAACGGTCGGTCGGAGACCCGCTCCTCGACATCAGCCTCTACCGGAACCGCAACTTTCTCTTTGCAAACATCGGCGCGATGCTCATGATGCTCGCCTACTCCGGGTCGAACTTCCTTTTGCCGTTCTTCCTCGAGTACGTCCACGGCCTCTCCACCGCGACGGCGGGGCTCTTTCTTACCGTCCCCTCGGTCACCCTGATGGCCGCCGGATACGTCTCCGGCGCCCTCTACAACCGCCTTGGTCCCCGCCGCATCTGCCTCGCGGCAACCGGTATCTATCTGGCCGCCTTCGTTCTCCTCTTCAGGCTGGGGGTCGCCACCCCGCCCTCGGTCATCATCGCCGCCCTTGCCCTCCTCGGGTTCGGCCTCGGCCTCTACTACTCGCCCAACACGAGCGAGATCATGTGCATGGCCCCGAAGGAGAAGCAGGGAATGGTCTCGTCCCTTGCCACCACCGAGCGCAATGCCGGGTCCACGGTCGGCATCGTCCTCTTCGAACTTGCCTTCATCCAGGCGCTCGTCACCATCTCGATGCACGAGGGGGTCACCGATGGGGCCCTTGCCGGGCAGCCTGAAGTGGTGCAGGTCCTCCTCGCCTCGGCGTTTGACATGGCCTTTTTTGTGGGCGTCGTCGTCGCGGCGGCCGCCCTCGTCCTTGCGTTCTTCACGCGTGACCCGGAGAATATCGACGAGTGCGTCGTCGAAGAAGCAGCGATGATGGTGTAG